A single genomic interval of Gossypium raimondii isolate GPD5lz chromosome 11, ASM2569854v1, whole genome shotgun sequence harbors:
- the LOC105803384 gene encoding glucose-1-phosphate adenylyltransferase small subunit, chloroplastic/amyloplastic, protein MVSMAAIGDLRLPSTASFNASSVCSSRKSSAPRSLSFSASALSGDKLVFKIATGCSRTERTASIVSPKAVSDSKNSQTCLDPDASRSVLGIILGGGAGTRLYPLTKKRAKPAVPLGANYRLIDIPVSNCLNSNISKIYVLTQFNSASLNRHLSRAYASNMGGYKNEGFVEVLAAQQSPENPNWFQGTADAVRQYLWLFEEHNVLEFLVLAGDHLYRMDYERFIQAHRETDADITVAALPMDEKRATAFGLMKIDEEGRIIKFAEKPKGDQLKAMQVDTTILGLDDERAKEMPFIASMGIYVVSKDVMLNLLRDQFPGANDFGSEIIPGATSIGMRVQAYLYDGYWEDIGTIEAFYNANLGITKKPVPDFSFYDRSSPIYTQPRYLPPSKMLDADVTDSVIGEGCVIKNCKIHHSVVGLRSCISEGAIIEDTLLMGADYYETDADRRFLSAKGSVPIGIGKNSHIKRAIIDKNARIGDNVKIINSENVQEAARETDGYFIKSGIVTVVKDALIPSGTVI, encoded by the exons ATGGTGAGCATGGCTGCCATCGGTGATTTGAGGTTGCCTTCTACAGCTTCGTTCAATGCTTCTTCAGTTTGTTCGAGCCGTAAGTCATCGGCTCCTCGGAGCTTGTCGTTCTCGGCGTCTGCTCTGTCCGGTGATAAACTTGTTTTCAAAATAGCCACTGGTTGTAGCCGAACGGAACGGACTGCTTCAATTGTTTCACCGAAAGCAGTTTCAGATTCCAAGAACTCGCAGACATGTCTTGACCCCGACGCTAGTCGA AGTGTTTTGGGGATTATTTTGGGAGGTGGAGCAGGGACAAGGCTATACCCACTAACAAAGAAGAGAGCTAAGCCGGCTGTTCCATTAGGAGCAAACTATAGGCTAATCGACATCCCTGTTAGCAATTGTTTGAACAGTAACATATCAAAAATCTACGTTCTGACTCAATTCAATTCTGCTTCTCTGAACCGCCACCTTTCCCGCGCTTATGCTAGCAACATGGGTGGCTACAAGAACGAAGGGTTCGTCGAGGTTCTTGCTGCTCAGCAGAGTCCTGAGAACCCGAACTGGTTCCAG GGGACAGCGGATGCGGTGAGGCAGTATTTGTGGTTGTTTGAGGAGCATAATGTTTTGGAATTCTTGGTTCTTGCTGGGGACCATTTATATAGAATGGATTATGAAAGGTTTATTCAGGCGCACAGAGAGACTGATGCCGACATCACTGTAGCTGCATTGCCGATGGATGAAAAACGGGCTACTGCGTTTGGTTTAATGAAGATTGACGAAGAAGGACGAATCATCAAATTCGCTGAGAAACCAAAAGGCGACCAACTAAAAGCTATGCAG GTTGATACTACAATTTTAGGGCTTGATGATGAGAGAGCAAAAGAAATGCCTTTCATTGCTAGCATGGGCATATATGTTGTGAGTAAAGATGTGATGTTGAATCTTCTTCGAGACCAGTTTCCGGGAGCCAATGATTTTGGAAGTGAAATAATTCCAGGTGCTACTTCCATTGGGATGAGG GTGCAAGCTTACCTGTATGATGGCTACTGGGAGGACATTGGTACGATTGAGGCATTTTATAACGCAAATCTGGGAATCACCAAAAAGCCAGTGCCAGATTTCAG CTTCTATGACCGTTCGTCTCCAATCTACACACAGCCTCGGTATTTGCCACCATCCAAAATGCTTGATGCTGATGTTACAGATAGTGTTATCGGTGAGGGTTGCGTTATTAAG AACTGTAAAATTCACCATTCTGTGGTTGGTCTTCGATCTTGCATCTCCGAGGGTGCAATCATAGAAGATACCTTACTGATGGGAGCAGATTATTATGAG ACTGATGCAGACAGGAGGTTTTTGTCTGCAAAGGGCAGTGTTCCAATTGGTATAGGAAAGAATTCACATATCAAGAGAGCCATTATTGACAAGAATGCTCGAATTGGAGACAATGTGAAG ATCATAAACAGTGAAAACGTGCAAGAAGCGGCAAGGGAAACCGATGGATATTTCATAAAGAGTGGGATTGTGACAGTAGTCAAGGATGCCTTGATTCCTAGTGGAACTGTAATCTGA